One stretch of Aeromicrobium fastidiosum DNA includes these proteins:
- the tsaB gene encoding tRNA (adenosine(37)-N6)-threonylcarbamoyltransferase complex dimerization subunit type 1 TsaB translates to MLLLAFDTATPVITVAVHDGGRVVGEASGEGAMAHGELLAPAIRDAMAQAGAAMADLTDVAVGVGPGPFTGLRVGVVTALTLGSTLGIATHGVCSLDIVAADVQVEGEFLVATDARRKEVYWARYGADGVRLDGPHVLKPADLAAQHPDLPAFGQGAHLYDGVLRAAGAVGAPRASSLARLVVSGRAAELPLEPLYLRRPDAVPQVSSKRA, encoded by the coding sequence GTGCTCCTGCTCGCGTTCGACACCGCCACGCCCGTCATCACCGTCGCCGTCCACGACGGGGGGCGGGTCGTCGGCGAGGCGTCGGGCGAAGGCGCCATGGCCCACGGCGAGCTGCTGGCACCTGCGATCCGCGACGCCATGGCGCAGGCCGGGGCGGCCATGGCCGACCTCACCGACGTCGCGGTCGGCGTGGGCCCGGGACCCTTCACGGGGCTACGCGTCGGCGTCGTCACGGCCCTGACCCTGGGGTCGACGCTCGGGATCGCGACGCACGGCGTGTGCTCCCTCGACATCGTTGCCGCTGACGTGCAGGTCGAGGGCGAGTTCCTCGTCGCGACCGACGCGCGCCGCAAGGAGGTCTACTGGGCGCGCTACGGCGCCGACGGCGTCCGTCTCGACGGACCGCACGTGCTCAAGCCCGCCGATCTCGCGGCCCAGCATCCCGACCTGCCGGCCTTCGGCCAGGGCGCGCACCTCTACGACGGCGTGCTGCGCGCGGCGGGGGCCGTTGGCGCGCCGCGGGCGTCGTCGCTGGCCCGGCTCGTGGTCTCGGGCAGGGCCGCCGAGCTGCCGCTCGAGCCGCTCTACCTGCGCCGTCCCGACGCCGTCCCGCAGGTCTCGTCGAAGCGCGCATGA
- the tsaE gene encoding tRNA (adenosine(37)-N6)-threonylcarbamoyltransferase complex ATPase subunit type 1 TsaE yields the protein MTSNALNVINAGPEHAAVIVDIIHRSFGARPVLDPPTTALDETVESVAETLRTAGGLLVERRGLPMGAMLFDESRPGQLGLRRVCVDPDIQARGVASAMVGVAEDTAEERGKDGIWLDVREELPDTVQFWSRRLYEPVGRDGAFIEFGKTLWLAREVPTPEEMQALATRLAPLLRAGDLLVLSGDLGAGKTTFTQGLGEALGVRGPITSPTFVLARTHPSLVGGTPLVHVDAYRLGHLGEIDDLDLDSTTDSAVTVVEWGDGMAEQLSDSWLHLRIEVRGPRPVDPLGTPHDGEVGDVPDEVDPRVVTIKPHGPRWVGVPLRSTLLGSSGHDS from the coding sequence ATGACGTCCAACGCACTCAACGTCATCAACGCCGGACCGGAGCACGCGGCGGTCATCGTCGACATCATCCACCGCTCGTTCGGCGCGCGGCCCGTGCTCGACCCGCCGACCACGGCGCTCGACGAGACCGTCGAGTCGGTCGCCGAGACGCTCCGCACGGCCGGTGGGCTGCTGGTCGAGCGCCGCGGCCTTCCGATGGGGGCGATGCTGTTCGACGAGTCGCGCCCGGGCCAGCTGGGCCTGCGACGGGTGTGCGTCGACCCCGACATCCAGGCCCGTGGCGTCGCCTCGGCGATGGTCGGTGTCGCCGAGGACACCGCCGAGGAACGGGGCAAGGACGGCATCTGGCTCGACGTGCGCGAGGAGCTGCCCGACACCGTGCAGTTCTGGTCGCGCCGCCTGTACGAGCCAGTCGGGCGCGACGGGGCATTCATCGAGTTCGGCAAGACGCTGTGGCTGGCCCGCGAGGTGCCCACGCCCGAGGAGATGCAGGCCTTGGCAACGCGCCTGGCCCCGTTACTGCGCGCCGGAGACCTGCTGGTGCTGTCGGGCGACCTGGGCGCCGGCAAGACGACGTTCACGCAGGGGCTCGGCGAGGCGCTGGGCGTGCGGGGGCCGATCACGTCCCCGACGTTCGTGCTGGCCCGCACGCACCCCTCGCTGGTCGGCGGCACCCCGCTGGTGCACGTCGACGCCTACCGGCTCGGCCACCTCGGCGAGATCGACGACCTCGACCTCGACTCCACGACCGACTCCGCCGTGACGGTCGTGGAGTGGGGCGACGGCATGGCCGAGCAGCTCAGCGACAGCTGGCTGCACCTGCGCATCGAGGTGCGCGGGCCCCGGCCCGTCGACCCCCTGGGCACCCCCCACGACGGCGAGGTCGGCGACGTGCCCGACGAGGTCGATCCCCGCGTCGTGACGATCAAGCCGCACGGTCCCCGCTGGGTCGGCGTCCCTCTCCGGTCGACTCTCTTGGGGTCGTCGGGGCACGACTCGTAG
- the alr gene encoding alanine racemase, protein MTSPPQIEAVIDLEAFAANIAALAACAPTSALMTVLKANAYGHGMIPMARAARAAGSPWLGVATVDEALELRAAGDTGALLCWLASPGASFGAAVEAGVELTASSAEQLREIADASRGASDRPRVQLKVDTGLSRNGARGPQWTELVAAAAAEQAAGHVEITGTWSHFACADEPNHPANDAQQDVFRDAVDELSAAGVHPGLRHLANSAATLTRPSSHLDLVRVGIAAYGIRPDPTLTYETVLTPVMTLRARIAQVKRVPAGAGVSYGHQWTAGRATTLALVPTGYGDGIAIAASNRAELQVRGERVPLVGRVCMDQLVVDLGDGTATRGDVATLFGPGHDGEPTAQDWATASGTIAYEVVTRVGGRTVRTYKGLA, encoded by the coding sequence GTGACCTCACCCCCGCAGATCGAGGCCGTCATCGACCTCGAGGCCTTCGCCGCGAACATCGCCGCGCTGGCCGCGTGCGCGCCCACCTCGGCGCTCATGACGGTCCTCAAGGCCAATGCGTACGGGCACGGCATGATCCCGATGGCGCGGGCCGCGCGGGCAGCCGGGTCGCCGTGGCTGGGAGTCGCGACGGTCGACGAGGCGCTCGAGCTGCGGGCGGCCGGCGACACAGGCGCGCTGCTGTGCTGGCTCGCGAGCCCCGGCGCGTCGTTCGGCGCGGCGGTCGAGGCAGGGGTCGAGCTGACGGCGTCGTCGGCCGAGCAGCTGCGCGAGATCGCCGACGCCAGCCGCGGTGCCTCCGATCGCCCGCGGGTGCAGCTCAAGGTCGACACGGGGCTGTCGCGCAACGGTGCGCGCGGCCCCCAGTGGACCGAGCTGGTCGCCGCCGCCGCGGCGGAGCAGGCGGCCGGTCACGTCGAGATCACCGGCACCTGGTCGCACTTCGCATGCGCCGACGAGCCGAACCATCCGGCCAACGACGCCCAGCAGGACGTCTTCCGCGACGCCGTCGACGAGCTCTCGGCGGCAGGCGTGCACCCGGGGTTGCGGCACCTGGCCAACTCGGCCGCGACGCTCACGCGTCCGTCGTCACACCTCGACCTCGTGCGGGTCGGCATCGCGGCCTACGGCATCCGGCCCGATCCCACGCTGACGTACGAGACGGTCCTGACACCGGTCATGACGCTGCGGGCGCGGATCGCGCAGGTCAAGCGCGTCCCCGCCGGCGCAGGTGTCTCGTACGGCCACCAGTGGACCGCCGGTCGCGCGACGACCCTGGCCCTGGTGCCGACGGGCTACGGCGACGGCATCGCGATCGCGGCGTCCAACCGGGCCGAGCTGCAGGTGCGCGGTGAGCGGGTTCCGCTCGTCGGACGGGTGTGCATGGACCAGCTCGTCGTCGACCTCGGAGACGGCACCGCGACGCGGGGCGACGTAGCAACGCTGTTCGGCCCGGGTCACGACGGCGAGCCCACTGCGCAAGACTGGGCGACGGCATCGGGCACGATCGCCTACGAGGTGGTCACCCGGGTGGGTGGCCGCACCGTGCGGACGTACAAGGGATTGGCGTGA
- a CDS encoding DUF5709 domain-containing protein, whose product MTETPDTFPEDDQGPDQDAIFDDPDATLDSGYSPPESYRGEGFGTTAEEALQGESLDERLRQEEPEPDPYAPEDEVLDDGEVGAQRAGRLVDPDGGIGEDTEKDLVGEDVGIDGAAASAEEAAVHIVEDE is encoded by the coding sequence ATGACCGAGACACCTGACACCTTCCCCGAGGACGATCAAGGCCCCGACCAGGACGCGATCTTCGACGACCCCGACGCGACGCTCGACTCGGGCTACTCCCCGCCGGAGAGCTACCGCGGCGAGGGCTTCGGCACGACGGCCGAGGAGGCGCTCCAGGGCGAGTCGCTCGACGAGCGCCTGCGCCAGGAGGAGCCGGAGCCCGACCCGTACGCACCCGAGGACGAGGTGCTCGACGACGGCGAGGTCGGCGCGCAGCGGGCCGGCCGGCTGGTCGACCCCGACGGCGGCATCGGCGAGGACACCGAGAAGGACCTCGTCGGCGAGGACGTCGGCATCGACGGTGCCGCGGCCAGCGCCGAGGAGGCTGCGGTCCACATCGTCGAGGACGAGTAG
- a CDS encoding bifunctional ADP-dependent NAD(P)H-hydrate dehydratase/NAD(P)H-hydrate epimerase: MLTAHTVADVRAAEESLAAGLPAGELMRRAARGLADALDHVPAGEVLLVLVGPGNNGGDALFAAAHLLDRGVRVDLCLLDPHRVHGDGLAAAVLAGAQIVDGPSQQRHCLDAMFGIGARSGLVGRAAEWSEWIAGTRPRTVAVDVPSGVDVDGATLPATAHVMADATVTFGTYKNCLLVSPAAGAAGWADTAIARLVDIGLAPHLPAPSIEAIEPSDGHLLVETFDWLRAPTSHKYSRGVVGIAAGSSQYAGAAHLCVSGALTGMAGMVRFVGDPELSRRVVDRAPEVVAGTGRVQAWVVGPGSGDDAGDQLATALDDGVALVVDASALQHLPDSFDVPVLLTPHAGELAEMLDVRRDEVEAEPLVHVAEAARRWRCTVLLKGSRTLVATPGRTTRVNLTGSPWLGTAGSGDVLAGLAGSLLASGADPHDAGSLAAFLHGAASVRANRGGPVTASAVAEALPGTLAAFHDGQLGDVRDWRG; this comes from the coding sequence GTGCTGACCGCCCACACGGTCGCCGATGTCCGGGCGGCCGAGGAGTCGCTCGCGGCGGGCCTTCCGGCCGGCGAGCTCATGCGCCGCGCCGCACGCGGCCTGGCCGACGCACTCGACCACGTCCCGGCAGGCGAGGTCCTGCTCGTGCTGGTGGGCCCGGGCAACAACGGCGGCGACGCGCTGTTCGCGGCGGCCCACCTGCTCGACCGCGGGGTGCGCGTCGACCTGTGCTTGCTCGACCCGCACCGGGTGCACGGCGACGGGCTGGCGGCCGCGGTGCTCGCCGGGGCGCAGATCGTCGACGGGCCCTCGCAGCAGCGCCACTGCCTCGACGCGATGTTCGGCATCGGCGCGAGGTCGGGCCTCGTCGGTCGTGCGGCCGAGTGGTCGGAGTGGATCGCCGGCACCCGGCCCCGCACCGTGGCCGTCGACGTGCCGTCCGGCGTCGACGTCGACGGGGCGACGCTGCCCGCCACGGCGCACGTCATGGCCGATGCGACCGTCACGTTCGGCACCTACAAGAACTGCCTGCTGGTCAGCCCGGCCGCCGGCGCCGCCGGCTGGGCCGACACCGCGATCGCCCGGCTCGTCGACATCGGCCTGGCCCCGCACCTCCCCGCCCCGAGCATCGAGGCGATCGAGCCGTCCGACGGGCACCTGCTGGTCGAGACGTTCGACTGGCTGCGGGCCCCCACGAGTCACAAGTACTCCCGCGGCGTCGTCGGCATCGCGGCGGGATCGTCGCAGTACGCGGGCGCGGCCCACCTGTGCGTGTCGGGAGCGCTCACGGGGATGGCCGGCATGGTGCGCTTCGTCGGCGACCCCGAGCTCAGCCGCCGGGTCGTCGACCGGGCCCCCGAGGTCGTCGCCGGCACGGGACGTGTCCAGGCCTGGGTCGTCGGCCCCGGCAGCGGCGACGACGCCGGCGACCAGCTCGCCACCGCGCTCGACGACGGGGTCGCGCTGGTCGTCGACGCCAGTGCGCTGCAGCACCTGCCCGACTCGTTCGACGTCCCGGTGCTGCTGACGCCCCATGCCGGAGAGCTGGCCGAGATGCTCGACGTGCGCCGCGACGAGGTCGAGGCCGAGCCGCTCGTCCACGTCGCCGAGGCGGCGCGACGGTGGCGCTGCACGGTGCTGCTCAAGGGATCCCGCACGCTCGTCGCGACGCCCGGCCGCACCACCCGCGTCAACCTGACGGGGTCGCCGTGGCTTGGCACGGCCGGCTCCGGCGACGTCCTGGCCGGGCTCGCGGGGTCGCTGCTGGCCTCGGGTGCCGATCCGCACGACGCGGGATCGCTCGCGGCCTTCCTGCACGGTGCCGCCAGCGTGCGGGCCAACCGCGGGGGACCCGTGACGGCGTCCGCGGTCGCCGAGGCGCTGCCCGGCACGCTGGCGGCGTTCCACGACGGACAGCTCGGCGACGTCCGCGACTGGAGGGGCTGA
- a CDS encoding GNAT family N-acetyltransferase, translating into MSRRATLDDIDAIAAIETACFGSSAWSASLVADEVRGERHVVLVADDVVAYGAISVAGDVADLDRIAVLPGSRGQGLAAGLLVDLVDLARDLDAERMLLEVAADNVPAIGLYEAHGFDTIATRRGYYAGGVDALVMQLDIQEWR; encoded by the coding sequence ATGAGCCGCCGCGCGACGCTCGACGACATCGATGCCATCGCGGCCATCGAGACGGCGTGCTTCGGTTCGTCGGCGTGGAGCGCGTCGCTCGTGGCCGACGAGGTACGGGGCGAGCGCCATGTCGTGCTCGTCGCCGACGACGTCGTGGCGTACGGCGCGATCTCGGTGGCCGGCGACGTGGCAGACCTCGACCGCATCGCGGTGCTGCCGGGCTCGCGCGGGCAGGGCCTCGCCGCGGGGCTGCTGGTCGACCTGGTCGACCTGGCACGCGATCTCGACGCCGAGCGGATGCTGCTCGAGGTGGCCGCCGACAACGTCCCCGCGATCGGCCTCTACGAGGCTCACGGCTTCGACACGATCGCGACCCGCCGCGGCTACTACGCCGGTGGCGTCGACGCGCTCGTCATGCAGCTCGACATCCAGGAGTGGCGGTGA
- a CDS encoding alpha/beta fold hydrolase, with translation MSKSARIVTTAGAFVAAGTVATLLNGRVRSGRRRRRGEDVEFGSVRSDGVTVVAGDGVPLHVEVDEADRKTPTIVFLHGWVENIDVWHYQRLALRGTVRMVFVDLRSHGRSGRASSKRSTFADLADDTVSVTEQLVPRGPIILVGHSMGGMAIMQLAGTRPELFGGRVKGVVLLGTSSGRLMRSSPGLRYLIPLLRAGTPLLDWGRRFNSYSVIRRWGLGPGAAERHVDMANEMILEAPTYVLMDFYPNFVGLDLAAGLEAIGRARTTVVGGTADLLTPVKHARRLATAIPGAELVVLDDVGHMLMFEEHEAVTKVIEDVVDGVREEMA, from the coding sequence ATGAGCAAGAGCGCGAGGATCGTGACGACCGCGGGGGCGTTCGTCGCCGCCGGCACCGTGGCGACGCTGCTCAACGGTCGTGTCCGCAGCGGTCGCAGGCGGCGGCGCGGCGAGGACGTCGAGTTCGGCTCGGTGCGCAGCGACGGCGTCACGGTCGTCGCCGGCGACGGGGTGCCGCTGCACGTCGAGGTCGACGAGGCCGACCGCAAGACCCCCACGATCGTGTTCCTGCACGGCTGGGTCGAGAACATCGACGTCTGGCACTACCAGCGGTTGGCCCTGCGGGGCACCGTGCGGATGGTGTTCGTCGACCTGCGCTCGCACGGGCGGTCTGGTCGGGCGTCGTCCAAGCGGTCGACCTTCGCCGATCTCGCCGACGACACCGTGTCGGTCACCGAGCAGCTGGTCCCACGCGGCCCGATCATCCTGGTCGGCCACTCGATGGGCGGCATGGCGATCATGCAGCTCGCCGGCACGCGGCCGGAGCTCTTCGGCGGACGCGTCAAGGGCGTCGTGCTGCTCGGCACCAGCTCGGGACGACTCATGCGGAGCAGCCCAGGCCTGCGCTACCTGATCCCGCTGCTGCGGGCGGGCACCCCGTTGCTCGACTGGGGACGCCGGTTCAACAGCTACTCGGTGATCCGGCGGTGGGGTCTCGGGCCGGGTGCCGCCGAGCGTCACGTCGACATGGCCAACGAGATGATCCTCGAGGCGCCCACGTACGTCCTGATGGACTTCTACCCCAACTTCGTCGGGCTCGACCTGGCGGCCGGGCTCGAGGCGATCGGGCGGGCCCGCACGACGGTCGTCGGCGGCACGGCCGACCTGCTGACACCCGTCAAGCACGCCCGTCGCCTGGCCACGGCGATCCCCGGTGCCGAGCTGGTCGTGCTCGACGACGTCGGGCACATGCTGATGTTCGAGGAGCACGAGGCCGTCACGAAGGTCATCGAGGACGTCGTCGACGGTGTGCGGGAGGAGATGGCATGA